A single region of the Salvia splendens isolate huo1 chromosome 18, SspV2, whole genome shotgun sequence genome encodes:
- the LOC121777208 gene encoding myosin-1-like: MSSAAPGSLEEMLENLGRRNPQKPKDLPPALPARPTSRTRLPSSRRAALPDIVEAVMELSSLNHSGNSKGSRWKSAGAKTVRQVKLGELSCIAAASDESKSEEKLASPPPEKEGSSFTESELQQDTECFIEEIGAVEIQKCFRSHLLCQNFHELKGGSITLQSYVRGEIARREYVALLKKKVDSQRLDEAVVQLQSVIRGWVIRRQFIDWREQEESNTSEEPEMMISQMQEVQTEPSLSGNELQKRLVIAETNLAKKERQIIVLREQLQQYEAKLMEYESDMKLADEMWRNQVASLQMNLVAARKSTCSEKSSTLSDKSSDTESPRFYDCEDASSIISSSDSLAKYPSKSTTASTCGDMGGLELAVPLANEQKNHKYEDEARAIIRLKSLNIPWLSPRDELNNLKNRLSAWKTGFKGRSKDANAKSQKPGEADGNKVRRKWTSLKLK; the protein is encoded by the exons ATGTCGTCAGCTGCGCCAGGTTCGTTGGAGGAAATGCTGGAGAATCTGGGGCGAAGAAACCCTCAAAAGCCCAAGGACTTGCCTCCGGCTCTCCCGGCACGGCCGACCTCCCGCACGCGCCTTCCGTCCAGCAGGCGCGCGGCGCTGCCTGATATCGTCGAAGCGGTGATGGAGCTGAGCTCGTTGAATCATAGTGGGAACTCCAAAGGATCTAGGTGGAAGAGCGCCGGGGCGAAAACGGTTAGACAAGTGAAACTAGGGGAATTATCGTGCATCGCGGCTGCTTCGGATGAGTCCAAGTCGGAAGAGAAGCTTGCTAGCCCTCCCCCGGAAAAGGAGGGGTCGAGCTTTACAGAGTCCGAGCTGCAACAAGATACAGAATGTTTTATCGAAGAG ATTGGTGCTGTTGAGATACAGAAATGCTTCCGCAGTCATCTTTTATGTCAGAATTTTCACGAACTTAAGGGTGGAAGTATCACATTGCAGTCAT ATGTTCGCGGTGAAATCGCGAGAAGAGAGTATGTTGCATTATTGAAGAAGAAGGTTGATAGCCAAAGGCTGGATGAGGCAGTTGTGCAACTACAATCTG TAATTCGTGGATGGGTGATACGGAGACAATTTATCGACTGGCGAGAACAGGAAGAATCTAATACCAGTGAAGAACCAGAGATGATGATTTCTCAAATGCAG GAGGTTCAAACAGAACCGTCACTTTCTGGGAACGAACTGCAAAAGCGCCTAGTGATAGCAGAAACGAATCTTGCAAAAAAGGAAAGACAAATCATTGTCTTGAGAGAGCAACTGCAACAGTATGAGgcgaagttaatggaatatgaatcTGATATGAAATTGGCGGATGAGATGTGGCGCAACCAGGTGGCATCGTTACAA ATGAATTTGGTTGCCGCAAGAAAAAGTACCTGTTCTGAGAAAAGTAGCACTCTATCTGATAAATCATCCGATACTGAATCGCCTCGGTTTTATGATTGCGAGGATGCCTCTTCTATAATTTCTAGTTCGGATTCTCTCGCCAAATATCCCAGCAAGAGTACTACAGCTTCTACATGTGGGGACATGGGTGGCTTAGAGTTAGCTGTTCCTCTCGCGAATGAGCAGAAAAATCATAAGTATGAAGACGAAGCCCGGGCAATAATTAGGTTAAAGTCATTGAATATACCTTGGTTAAGTCCCAGAGATGAACTGAACAATCTAAAAAATAGGTTATCTGCATGGAAAACGGGTTTCAAGGGCCGGTCAAAGGATGCGAATGCAAAGTCACAAAAGCCAGGGGAGGCCGATGGTAACAAAGTTCGTAGAAAATG GACATCTTTGAAACTGAAGTAA